DNA from Mesorhizobium sp. B2-1-1:
CTCGGCCGAACAAGCATCTATGTCACGCATGACCAGACCGAGGCGATGACGCTCGCCGACCGCATCGTGGTGTTGAACAAAGGCCGGATCGAACAGATCGGCAGCCCCTCCGAGCTCTACGAGAACCCAGCCAATCTGTTCGTCGCAAGCTTTATCGGCTCGCCGGAAATGAACCTGATCGAGGGCCGCATCGACAACGGAGCATTCGTCGCCGATGACGGCTTGCGCTTACCCTTGCCGGCGGATGCTCGGATGTGCGACAGGGATGGGGTAGTTTATGGGATTCGTCCGCAGCACATTTCGGTTGGTGGCAACCACTCTCAGGCGAGGGTGCAAGTGGTCGAGCCGACCGGTGAGGCCCAGGAGCTTACATTAAGTGCAGGTGGAGTCGACCTCGTGGCCGAGGTGCGGGATCAGCCGCCCTTCAAACTTGATCAAGAGGTTGGGTTGGAGATCATGGTCTCCAAGGTGCATCTGTTCGATGCTCGTAGTGGTACCAGGATTGCTTAGGGCGCGCTGACGGGCGAAAAACAGCCCATCCCATCATGCCCTTCATCAGTTGCCACTTGCTGCGAAACCACCGGTGATCGCCGTTTGCCCATCGGCCGTCACGGCAATCGCCCGCGGCGCTCCGGCATGACCAGGGATCTCGGCACCACGCGTTGTTACGCCACAGAGGAACGGACCGCGTCAGACATAGTGCGAGCGTCGTCCTCATTGCACCCCGGGCCATTCCGTGCTCCGTTGGCGCAGCGCCGCCGTTGCGGGCACCAAGCTTGCCGGACCGGCCATATCGTCCACACCGTTCGAGGCAATCATATGACCCAGAATATGGAAACCGATCCCTTCAACGTCTCCATGCGCAAGTTCCTGAAGCAGGTCGGCGTGACTTCGCAGCAGGCAATCGAGAAAGCCGTGGCGGAGAAGGGCCTGAAAGGACAGGGCCGACTGACCGTGAGGGCCGTCATCACCTCGGAGCCGGCAGGCTTGCGCCATGTCGTGGAGGGCGAGATCGATCTTGGATGAGAGCTGCGGCTTGATCGGGGTCGGCTGCTACTTGAAGAACCGTATCTGCCCGGCGGGCGATGGATCGTATCCGCCAAGCTCGGCGGCGCGGCTGGCGAAGATTTCCTGCCCTAGCAAACGCAGGAGCGTCTGGATCCGTTGCTGGAAGTAGGTCCGCTGCCGCATCAGGAGATCGAAGCTTTCCCAGGCCAATGGAACGAAATCGAGGCCAGCGGCGCGGGCGGCCGCGCGCGTGGCAATTCCGCAATCGGCCCTACCAATGCGCACGGCAGCCGCGAGATCGGGTCCGGTCAGGCAGGGCGGCTCCAACCGGTTGACGTCGTCCTGTTTCGCGCCGGAGTCCGCCAGCAATTGCGTGAGCAGCATGTCCGCGCCTGCGCCGCGTTGACGAACCGCGATGCGTGCGCCGGTCGCAAGTACGTCGGTCAGGTTGTTGAGCGATTTTGGATTGCCTGGCGCGAGCAGCAGGCCTTGCTCGCGGCGGGCGAATCCGACCAGCACCGCATCGTAAAGCCGCGGTCTGGCCGCAATCGCGGCGACATTCGGGTCCGGGTCGGGGCTGTGGAAATGAATCGCGGCGACAGACACCTCGCCGCGCAGCAGGCGTGTCACGCCGGCTTCCGTGCCTTCCGTCAGAAAGGCCAGGCCGGAGGCTGATTGGCGGAGAGCCCATTCGAGCAGGTCGTCCTGGCTGCCACCGACGATCGGCGGCGGCTCGGATTGCGTCATTCCTGCGGGCCGGATCAACCCCGACATGACCCAACGGTCGAGTTCATGCCGAGGAAACAGCCACTTGCCCGCCACCTTGCTGCACGGGACACGCTCCTCCGCAATCAGCTCATAAAGCTTGCGCTCACCAATGCGCAGATAGTCGGCGGCTTCGGACGTCGTCAGCAAATCCATCCTGCATTGATATGCATATTCCTGTTCAGGTTCAAGGATTTGACAGTGACGGAGGAGTTGCAGGACATTGACACGGGACAGGACTGCGAGGAGCAATGTCGGAAGGGCTGGGCGCATGGCAACTGATCGCGAGCGGCGACGCCACGCTGTTTGCCATCGTGCGCCTGTCGCTCGCCGTGAGCCTTTCGGCTGTCGCGATCGCCATGATCGCCGGCCTTCCGCTGGGCGCAATTATCGCGCTGGCGCGCTTTCCCGGTCGTTCGGCGATCGTCGTGCTGCTGAACGGTTTCATGGGCCTGCCGCCGGTGGTGGTCGGGCTGACGGTCTATCTGCTGCTATCGCGATCCGGGCCGCTGGGTGAATTCGGCCTCTTGTTCACACCCGCCGCGATGGTCATCGCGCAGGCGCTACTGGTGCTGCCCATCATTGCCGCGCTGACTCGCCAAACGGTCGAGGATCTGTGGCGCGAGTACCGTGAGGAACTGACTGCGATGCAGGTCGGGCCGGCGGGCTTGGTCGCCACGCTTTTGTGGGACGGCCGCTTCAGCCTCGTCACGGCTCTGCTCGCGGGTTTCGGCAGGGCGGCGGCCGAGGTCGGCACCGTGATGATCGTCGGCGGCAACATTGATGGCTTCACCCGCACCATGACGACGGCAATCGCACTTGAAACCTCGAAGGGAAACCTGCCGCTCGCCATGGGGCTCGGCCTGATGCTGATTTTCCTCATCTTGCTGATCAACGCCGCCGCCTGGGGCGTGCGAGTTTGGTCCGAGCAACGGGCTGGCTAGGGATGCGGGCTGCTCAGAGCGATCTTCCACTTGTCCTCGATGACGTGTCGCTGGTCGCCGGTGCGACGACCATCCTGGACCGGGTGAACCTGACGATCGGGCCGCGCGCGCCGACTCTGGTCGTCGGCCCGAACGGGTCGGGCAAAACCTCCCTGCTGCGGCTCTGCATGGGGCTTGTTGCACCTTCTGCTGGAACCCTGACTTGGGGGGGACGAACGTTTTCCCCGCCGACACGGCGTGCAATCCTGTTCCAGAAGCCGGTGATGCTGCGTCGCTCGGCAGCCGCGAATGTCGCCTATGCACTGGCTCAAGCGGGCTGTCCGCGCCGGCTCCGGGCCCCGCGCGTGGAGGAACTGCTCGAGCGCGTTGGTCTTCTCGATCTCGCGACACGTCCGGCACGGCATCTCTCCGGTGGCGAGCAGCAGCGGCTGGCCCTCGCCCGCGCCCTGGCGCGCCAGCCGGAAATCCTGCTGCTCGACGAGCCGACAGCCAGCCTCGATCCGGCGGCGACGCGTTTTGTCGAGCAGATCATCATCACGGCTGCCCAATCGGGCACGAAGATCATCATGGCGTCGCACCATCTCGGTCAAGTGCGCAGAATCGCGGGAGACGTCGTTTTTCTGCTCCGAGGGCGCGTTTGCGAGCATGCCGACGCCGACGACTTCCTTGACCGCCCCGCGACCCCGCAAGCCGCTGCCTTCGTGCGCGGCGAGCTCGTGCTTTGATCAACTGGACCGAGATTGAGATGCTGACCCGCCGAATATTCTCTGCGCTTGTGGTGCTTCTGATGCTAGCAGGCGGCGCGCCTGCCCAGGACCAGTCGATCGTCGTGGCGTCGACGACCTCGACCCAGGATTCCGGCCTGTTCGATCACATCCTGCCGCTGTTCGAGAAGAAAACCGGCATCGGCGTGAAGATTGTCGCTCAGGGCACCGGTCAGGCGCTCGACACCGGTCGGCGCGGCGATGCCGACGTGGTCTTCGTCCATGCCAAGGCGCAGGAGGAGAAGTTCATCGAGGAAGGCTTCGGGGTGAAGCGCTTCGACGTGATGTACAACGACTTCGTCCTCGTTGGCCCCAAGAGCGACCCAGCGGGCGTCAGCGGGACCAAGGACATCGCAGCCGCGCTGATTGCCATCAAAGCCAAGAAGGCGGCCTTCGTGTCGCGTGGTGACAGGTCCGGCACCCATTCGGCCGAATTGGGTCTGTGGAAGACGACCGGCATCGACATCGAGGCGGCCAGGGGCCCATGGTACAAGGAGATCGGGCAGGGCATGGGGGCGGCGCTCAACGCCGCGGCAGCCATGAACGCCTATACGCTTTCCGATCGTGGCACCTGGCTGTCGTTCAAGAATCGTGGCGAGTTGGACATCGCCGTCGAGGGCGACAAGCGGCTGTTCAACCAGTATGGCGTGATGCTGGTGAATCCTCATAAGCATCCAAGCGTCAAAGTGGAGGCCGGCCAGCGCTTCATCGATTGGCTGATTTCTCCGGAAGGCCAGAAGGCGATCGGAGAGTACAAGATCGACGGCCAGCAGCTCTTCTTCCCGAACGCGCAGCGCGGGCGTTCCTGAAGCTGGTTGCAAACAGGCTCGCGTCTGCTTCAATATCGCGCCATGACGAGAACGTTTTCTTCGACGGGCCCGCTGACTCCCCTGGAAGCGGCGCTCGACGCGCTGCTCGATGGTGTAATGCCCGTCACCCCCCGCTTGGTGCCGCCTGAACAAGCCTTGGGCTATGTCGCTGCCGGGATGCCGCCTGTCGTGCCGGCTCAGCCTGTGCGAGACATCGCTGCCGTCGACGGCTGGGCGTGTCGCGCCCTCGACCTCATGGGGGCATCAGCCTATTCGCCCTTAGTTTTGCCGGTCGCGCCGATCTGGGTCGAGACGGGTGAGGCCATGCCTGAAGATCGCGACTGTGTGCTGCAGGCCGGCCTCGTCGATTGCAGTGGACCGATGATCCAAGCAGCAGCTGAAGCGGTGCCCGGTCAGGGTGTGCGCCGGGCGGGCGAGGATATGGCGGCGGCCCGCCCGCCAATGCTTGAGGGAAAGGCGATCGGCGTCGCCGACCTGCTGGTCGCCCGCAAAGTGGGACTGAGCCAGCTTGCCATACGGAGCCCGCGCGTGCGCGTGATCGATGTCGCTGCCGACAGCCACGAGACATTCTCCATGCGGCTCGTGGTCGAGAGCCTGAGTGCCTCGGGCGTTTCGATCGTCGGTATAGAGACCGTAGAGCGCGACGCGGCATCGATCATTGTCGCTCTTGACGGCGAGGCCTGCGATTTTCTGCTCCTGATCGGCGGTACTGGTGACGGCCACGCCGACGTGACCGCCGAGGCTCTGGCGCGGCGCGGGGTGTTGATTGGGCACGGCATTGCCTTACGGCCCGGAAGGACAACGGCAATAGGCCGGCTCGGCAAGACACCGGTGGTCGCATTGGCCGGATCGCCGCACCAAGCTTTCGCCGGGTTCCTTGCGCTTGTCCAGCCAGTCCTGGACCGCCTGTCGGGCAGATCTGAACGGCCCGGCATCATCTTGCCGCTCTCGCGGAAAATCTCATCCGCGGTCGGACTTTACGAGCTCGTTCTGCTCGGGAAGGAAAGGGACATGTGGACGCCGCTCGCGGTCGGCGACTTTTCGCTGGACGCGATGCGGCTTGCCGACGCCTGGCTTGCGGTCCCGGGCGATAGCGAAGGGTATGCCGCCGGTACGCCCGTCTCCGCCTTTCCGCTCCGCAACTTTTGATCGAGTGAGCCGCTATGACGAATTCTCCATCATCGGCCCGGCAGAACAGCGGGCAGGAGCAGTTCCTGACGATATTGTCGCGCGAAGCTGCGCTGGCTCGCTTCGAGGCAGCGCTGTTTCCCCGCCCGTTGCCGACCGAGACGCGGACGCTGGCCGACGCGCTCGGGCTGGTTCTTGCCGAGGACGTGGCGGCGCCGGTCGACGTGCCGCCCTTCGACCGCTCCAATGTCGATGGCTTCGCGGTACGTGCGGCCGATCTGGCTGCCGCCTCTGAAACCCGTCCCGTTCGGCTTGAGCTGAATGCGGAAGCGATTGCCTGCGGCACGGTTCCGCAACTCCCCGTTCTGACCGGAACCGCCACGCCCATCGCAACCGGCGGGCCGCTGCCGCGTGGCGCGGACGCCATCATCATGGTGGAGCATACGCATCCGGTGGGATTGAGTGCCATCGAGGTGGGGCGCGGCATCTCGCCCGGCCAGTTTGTCTCCAATGCAGGATCCGACATGGCGCGAGGAGAGGTCGTGCTGCGCACCGGAACGCAAATCGGCTCGCGCGAAATCGGCATGCTCGCCGCGTGCGGAATCGCACAAGTGGCCGTGGCGCGCAGGCCACGCGTGGCCGTGCTCTCCACTGGCGATGAACTCGTTCAGCCGGGCGAGCCGCTGCGGGCGGCCGGCATCTATGACGCCAACGGGCCGATCATCGCTGCGGCTGTCACTGAAAATGGCGGCGAAGCGCATTTTCTCGGCGCGTTCCCGGACGACGAGGCAACGCTTGAGACGGCTATGCGCGAGGCGCTCGCCGCCCACGACGTAATGATCCTGTCGGGCGGCACGTCCAAAGGGGCAGGGGATGTCACGCATCGCATTATCGGCCGACTGGGCAAACCCGGCATCATCGCCCACGGCGTGGCGCTGAAGCCCGGAAAGCCGCTTTGCCTTGCGGTGTGCGGGGGCAAGCCGGTCATCGTCCTGCCGGGATTTCCGACCTCGGCCATGTTCACCTTCCATGACATGGTGGTACCCGCCCTGCGGCGCATGGCGGGGCTGCCGCCGCGCGTCGATGCTCAGGTCACCGCAAGCCTTCCGTTGCGGGTTCCTTCAGAACTCGGACGGACCGAATTCGCGATGGTCTCCCTTGTGCAAGGGCAGGGAGGATTGACGGCCTATCCGACTGGTAAGGGCTCGGGAGCGATAACATCCTTTACCCAGGCGGATGGCTTCATCCGCATCGAGGCCCTGGC
Protein-coding regions in this window:
- a CDS encoding DUF6494 family protein, translated to MTQNMETDPFNVSMRKFLKQVGVTSQQAIEKAVAEKGLKGQGRLTVRAVITSEPAGLRHVVEGEIDLG
- a CDS encoding helix-turn-helix transcriptional regulator; this encodes MDLLTTSEAADYLRIGERKLYELIAEERVPCSKVAGKWLFPRHELDRWVMSGLIRPAGMTQSEPPPIVGGSQDDLLEWALRQSASGLAFLTEGTEAGVTRLLRGEVSVAAIHFHSPDPDPNVAAIAARPRLYDAVLVGFARREQGLLLAPGNPKSLNNLTDVLATGARIAVRQRGAGADMLLTQLLADSGAKQDDVNRLEPPCLTGPDLAAAVRIGRADCGIATRAAARAAGLDFVPLAWESFDLLMRQRTYFQQRIQTLLRLLGQEIFASRAAELGGYDPSPAGQIRFFK
- a CDS encoding ABC transporter permease — translated: MSEGLGAWQLIASGDATLFAIVRLSLAVSLSAVAIAMIAGLPLGAIIALARFPGRSAIVVLLNGFMGLPPVVVGLTVYLLLSRSGPLGEFGLLFTPAAMVIAQALLVLPIIAALTRQTVEDLWREYREELTAMQVGPAGLVATLLWDGRFSLVTALLAGFGRAAAEVGTVMIVGGNIDGFTRTMTTAIALETSKGNLPLAMGLGLMLIFLILLINAAAWGVRVWSEQRAG
- a CDS encoding ATP-binding cassette domain-containing protein, which gives rise to MRAAQSDLPLVLDDVSLVAGATTILDRVNLTIGPRAPTLVVGPNGSGKTSLLRLCMGLVAPSAGTLTWGGRTFSPPTRRAILFQKPVMLRRSAAANVAYALAQAGCPRRLRAPRVEELLERVGLLDLATRPARHLSGGEQQRLALARALARQPEILLLDEPTASLDPAATRFVEQIIITAAQSGTKIIMASHHLGQVRRIAGDVVFLLRGRVCEHADADDFLDRPATPQAAAFVRGELVL
- a CDS encoding extracellular solute-binding protein — encoded protein: MLTRRIFSALVVLLMLAGGAPAQDQSIVVASTTSTQDSGLFDHILPLFEKKTGIGVKIVAQGTGQALDTGRRGDADVVFVHAKAQEEKFIEEGFGVKRFDVMYNDFVLVGPKSDPAGVSGTKDIAAALIAIKAKKAAFVSRGDRSGTHSAELGLWKTTGIDIEAARGPWYKEIGQGMGAALNAAAAMNAYTLSDRGTWLSFKNRGELDIAVEGDKRLFNQYGVMLVNPHKHPSVKVEAGQRFIDWLISPEGQKAIGEYKIDGQQLFFPNAQRGRS
- a CDS encoding molybdopterin-binding protein; translation: MPVTPRLVPPEQALGYVAAGMPPVVPAQPVRDIAAVDGWACRALDLMGASAYSPLVLPVAPIWVETGEAMPEDRDCVLQAGLVDCSGPMIQAAAEAVPGQGVRRAGEDMAAARPPMLEGKAIGVADLLVARKVGLSQLAIRSPRVRVIDVAADSHETFSMRLVVESLSASGVSIVGIETVERDAASIIVALDGEACDFLLLIGGTGDGHADVTAEALARRGVLIGHGIALRPGRTTAIGRLGKTPVVALAGSPHQAFAGFLALVQPVLDRLSGRSERPGIILPLSRKISSAVGLYELVLLGKERDMWTPLAVGDFSLDAMRLADAWLAVPGDSEGYAAGTPVSAFPLRNF
- a CDS encoding molybdopterin biosynthesis protein, which codes for MTNSPSSARQNSGQEQFLTILSREAALARFEAALFPRPLPTETRTLADALGLVLAEDVAAPVDVPPFDRSNVDGFAVRAADLAAASETRPVRLELNAEAIACGTVPQLPVLTGTATPIATGGPLPRGADAIIMVEHTHPVGLSAIEVGRGISPGQFVSNAGSDMARGEVVLRTGTQIGSREIGMLAACGIAQVAVARRPRVAVLSTGDELVQPGEPLRAAGIYDANGPIIAAAVTENGGEAHFLGAFPDDEATLETAMREALAAHDVMILSGGTSKGAGDVTHRIIGRLGKPGIIAHGVALKPGKPLCLAVCGGKPVIVLPGFPTSAMFTFHDMVVPALRRMAGLPPRVDAQVTASLPLRVPSELGRTEFAMVSLVQGQGGLTAYPTGKGSGAITSFTQADGFIRIEALADHVPAGADVPVTLFTPRVRVPDLVVIGSHCVGLDLVVGELSRRGISVRSLSVGSLGGLAAAKRGECDLAPIHLFDPKTRNYNAPFLGDGLELVPGWRRMQGLVFRRGDERFEGLGAEDAVRAALADPDCMMVNRNQGSGTRILIDQLLGAERPDGYWNQPRTHNAVAAAVAQKRADWGVTIAPVARAAGLGLIPLTEEHYDFALVCARKDRPAVHAFLEVLQADEVHSALERAGFSRPG